One genomic region from Manis pentadactyla isolate mManPen7 chromosome 12, mManPen7.hap1, whole genome shotgun sequence encodes:
- the LOC118909543 gene encoding uncharacterized protein LOC118909543 isoform X1: MLMDPRRCSAAPSSRRACGGGTDLVPGLGSPPRARWAPGAAFAFLGSPAAGGGLRSTRTWSRCPGRTSESSAEKRLPLSHFCSGGSRAGPTSGVKATATALRAGRYLPSPHCVSAPVLRTWNAVITKTILMLKSRTPRLGIHHRPLPVPAAHAPPAGQRHLLPVPATCPSSCAITCCREGSFLPGPARRSPVPPTHTVPAGQGLLPLMSPSLAKALHRRPEPSNSGCLPPAPGPHLARVPVPFSRRPGLAAAAHPQPPSWSPPLSCPARRCLPLTPALDACRYHRPPMPSSADADVAAFTSAHGPPLRDPSDSYHRQQGPPCQGPGSLVPLQASPPCSNLSS, translated from the exons ATGTTGATGGACCCGCGCCGCTGCTCGGCTGCGCCATCCTCCCGGCGCGCATGCGGGGGCGGCACCGACCTCGTGCCCGGCCTCGGATCGCCGCCTCGCGCCCGCTGGGCTCCCGGTGCCGCATTCGCCTTTCTCGGGTCTCCCGCAGCGGGCGGAGGGCTGCGATCGACCCGGACTTGGAGCCGCTGCCCCGGTCGGACTTCAGAGAGCTCGGCCGAGAAGCGGCTCCCGCTGTCGCATTTCTGCAGTGGAGGTTCCAGAGCGGGCCCTacttcaggggtgaaggcgacagcgacagccctgcgggctggaag ATACCTGCCGAGCCCCCACTGTGTGTCAGCCCCTGTCCTGAGGACCTGGAATGCAGTGATCACGAAGACCATCCTTATGCTCAAGTCTAGGACACCGAGGCTGGGCATACAT CACCGCCCACTTCCAGTGCCTGCTGCGCATGCTCCTCCTGCCGGCCAGCGCCACCTACTTCCGGTGCCCGCCACGTGTCCGTCCAGCTGCGCCATCACCTGCTGCAGAGAAGGAAGCTTCCTGCCTGGTCCCGCCCGCCGCTCGCCAGTGCCTCCCACTCATACCGTCCCCGCCGGCCAAGGCCTCCTCCCGCTGATGTCGCCGTCGCTCGCGAAAGCCCTGCACCGCCGGCCGGAGCCCTCCAACAGCGGCTGCCTACCGCCGGCTCCAGGGCCCCACCTTGCCAGGGTCCCTGTGCCCTTCTCACGCAGGCCTGGCCTCGCAGCGGCAGCTCACC CGCAGCCACCGTCCTGGAGCCCgcccctctcctgccctgcccGCCGGTGCCTCCCGCTGACACCCGCCCTAGACGCCTGCCGCTACCACCGTCCTCCAATGCCTTCTTCCGCTGATGCCGATGTTGCTGCCTTCACCAGCGCTCATGGCCCTCCACTGCGAGATCCCTCAGACTCGTACCACCGCCAGCAGGGGCCCCCCTGCCAGGGACCCGGTTCCCTGGTTCCCTTGCAGGCCTCGCCGCCTTGCAGCAACCTCAGTTCATA G
- the LOC118909543 gene encoding uncharacterized protein LOC118909543 isoform X2: MLMDPRRCSAAPSSRRACGGGTDLVPGLGSPPRARWAPGAAFAFLGSPAAGGGLRSTRTWSRCPGRTSESSAEKRLPLSHFCSGGSRAGPTSGVKATATALRAGRYLPSPHCVSAPVLRTWNAVITKTILMLKSRTPRLGIHHRPLPVPAAHAPPAGQRHLLPVPATCPSSCAITCCREGSFLPGPARRSPVPPTHTVPAGQGLLPLMSPSLAKALHRRPEPSNSGCLPPAPGPHLARVPVPFSRRPGLAAAAHRKATGLHRRFSPPKRSHRPGARPSPALPAGASR, encoded by the exons ATGTTGATGGACCCGCGCCGCTGCTCGGCTGCGCCATCCTCCCGGCGCGCATGCGGGGGCGGCACCGACCTCGTGCCCGGCCTCGGATCGCCGCCTCGCGCCCGCTGGGCTCCCGGTGCCGCATTCGCCTTTCTCGGGTCTCCCGCAGCGGGCGGAGGGCTGCGATCGACCCGGACTTGGAGCCGCTGCCCCGGTCGGACTTCAGAGAGCTCGGCCGAGAAGCGGCTCCCGCTGTCGCATTTCTGCAGTGGAGGTTCCAGAGCGGGCCCTacttcaggggtgaaggcgacagcgacagccctgcgggctggaag ATACCTGCCGAGCCCCCACTGTGTGTCAGCCCCTGTCCTGAGGACCTGGAATGCAGTGATCACGAAGACCATCCTTATGCTCAAGTCTAGGACACCGAGGCTGGGCATACAT CACCGCCCACTTCCAGTGCCTGCTGCGCATGCTCCTCCTGCCGGCCAGCGCCACCTACTTCCGGTGCCCGCCACGTGTCCGTCCAGCTGCGCCATCACCTGCTGCAGAGAAGGAAGCTTCCTGCCTGGTCCCGCCCGCCGCTCGCCAGTGCCTCCCACTCATACCGTCCCCGCCGGCCAAGGCCTCCTCCCGCTGATGTCGCCGTCGCTCGCGAAAGCCCTGCACCGCCGGCCGGAGCCCTCCAACAGCGGCTGCCTACCGCCGGCTCCAGGGCCCCACCTTGCCAGGGTCCCTGTGCCCTTCTCACGCAGGCCTGGCCTCGCAGCGGCAGCTCACC GCAAAGCCACTGGCCTCCATCGCCGCTTCTCTCCACCAAAGCGCAGCCACCGTCCTGGAGCCCgcccctctcctgccctgcccGCCGGTGCCTCCCGCTGA